Proteins from one Pseudobdellovibrionaceae bacterium genomic window:
- a CDS encoding poly(A) polymerase has protein sequence MRPSLHASWIDRDAFDIVKRLQAKGHQTYLVGGCVRDLLCEVHPKDYDIATSALPNEIRKLIHGSYVIGKRFRLVLVKRGDQQFEVATFRRSGRPEDFVEGEEAPIGDNFFGTCEEDALRRDFSMNALFYDPVKEELHDYPNGLQDVNNRILKMIGDPVQRIQEDPIRSLRALRLSHKLRFRIDTPLRAAIQDHADWLAKSVLPRRREEFLKIFRLNDPVRAFVEMWDLNLLQICLPSLIPVFSDPVAQETFLTSLARANDYILDPSNPVELYVPFVLALREATADAPWSAEQEEAFYRLEMGVFKAEWAEIEAGLQFRPRLVDTEHFRRRGQRRQQAFTHHPSLPLALRIMAYEFQLSPATLQFWIDRLNGVPLPPPPAREKGKGDKSSPPVDEQILDAKLDEPVEEDDDLDDDLPPIPSADDDDETRPTNH, from the coding sequence GTGAGACCCTCTCTGCACGCAAGTTGGATCGACCGCGACGCGTTCGATATCGTGAAGCGTCTGCAGGCCAAAGGGCACCAAACCTACCTGGTTGGCGGCTGCGTCCGCGATCTTCTCTGCGAAGTCCATCCCAAGGATTACGACATCGCGACCAGCGCGCTCCCCAACGAAATCCGCAAGCTCATTCACGGCAGTTACGTGATCGGCAAACGCTTCCGCCTTGTGCTCGTGAAGCGCGGCGACCAGCAGTTCGAAGTGGCGACCTTCCGCCGCTCGGGCCGCCCCGAGGATTTCGTGGAGGGCGAAGAAGCGCCCATCGGCGACAACTTCTTCGGCACCTGCGAGGAAGATGCGCTCCGCCGCGATTTTTCGATGAACGCGCTCTTCTACGATCCCGTCAAAGAAGAGCTCCACGATTATCCGAACGGCCTGCAGGACGTGAACAACCGCATCTTGAAGATGATCGGCGATCCCGTTCAGCGCATCCAGGAAGATCCGATCCGCTCACTGCGCGCGCTGCGCCTGTCGCACAAGCTGCGCTTCCGGATCGACACGCCCCTGCGCGCGGCGATCCAGGATCACGCCGACTGGCTGGCGAAAAGCGTGCTGCCCCGTCGTCGCGAAGAGTTCTTGAAGATCTTCCGTCTGAACGATCCCGTCCGCGCCTTCGTCGAGATGTGGGATCTGAACCTGCTGCAAATCTGTCTGCCGAGCCTGATCCCGGTGTTCAGCGATCCCGTCGCGCAAGAGACTTTCTTGACCTCGCTCGCGCGCGCGAACGACTACATCTTGGATCCGTCGAATCCCGTCGAGCTTTACGTGCCCTTCGTTCTGGCGTTGCGGGAAGCCACTGCGGACGCCCCCTGGTCGGCCGAGCAAGAAGAAGCCTTCTACCGTTTGGAAATGGGCGTTTTCAAAGCCGAATGGGCCGAGATCGAAGCGGGACTGCAATTCCGCCCGCGCCTGGTCGACACGGAACACTTCCGCCGCCGCGGTCAGCGCCGCCAGCAGGCGTTCACTCATCATCCCTCGCTGCCTCTGGCGTTGCGGATCATGGCTTACGAATTCCAATTGAGTCCCGCGACTTTGCAGTTCTGGATTGATCGCTTGAATGGCGTTCCGCTTCCGCCGCCGCCCGCGCGCGAAAAGGGCAAAGGCGACAAGTCGTCGCCCCCCGTCGATGAGCAGATCCTGGACGCAAAACTCGACGAACCCGTCGAGGAAGACGACGACTTGGATGACGATCTTCCGCCCATCCCGTCGGCGGATGACGACGACGAAACCCGCCCCACGAATCACTAG
- a CDS encoding alpha/beta hydrolase: MSSYLEQFNYQFLSGGGRKWTLGEVQAESASPGLTRWVFLHGLMGYAINWRKITTLMGPNDLCLIFDQRGHGQSVKPEFGYAPEDYAQDLKHILDEIGWSKINLVGHSMGARNALLFAARHAEYLNLLVMEDLGPDSSEKALPYYEMLLNSVPTPFPTKLAAKEYFMNDFRKVPVRGDRDTIGLYFYSNIVDLPGGGADWRFSKQAILESVRQGRAKDHWNEFRALSMPTLVIRGADSEELTRETFEKMERANPRVEAAEIADAGHWVHYDQPEKFVEALKSFAMKST, from the coding sequence ATGTCATCTTACCTAGAGCAGTTCAATTATCAATTCCTCAGTGGTGGTGGTCGCAAGTGGACCCTCGGCGAAGTCCAAGCGGAGAGTGCTTCTCCTGGACTCACGCGCTGGGTGTTTTTACACGGTCTGATGGGCTACGCGATCAATTGGCGAAAAATCACCACGCTGATGGGGCCGAACGATTTGTGTCTGATCTTCGATCAGCGCGGTCACGGCCAGTCCGTGAAGCCCGAGTTCGGCTACGCGCCCGAGGACTACGCGCAAGACCTCAAACACATTCTCGACGAGATCGGCTGGAGCAAGATCAACCTCGTGGGCCACTCGATGGGGGCGCGTAACGCGCTTCTCTTCGCCGCCCGGCATGCCGAGTATCTGAACCTCCTCGTGATGGAGGATCTGGGGCCGGATTCCAGCGAAAAGGCGCTTCCTTATTACGAGATGCTCTTGAATTCGGTGCCGACGCCATTTCCGACGAAGCTCGCGGCCAAAGAGTACTTCATGAACGATTTCCGCAAAGTGCCCGTGCGCGGGGATCGGGACACCATCGGTCTTTATTTCTACTCCAATATCGTCGATCTGCCGGGTGGGGGCGCCGATTGGCGCTTTTCCAAGCAGGCGATTCTGGAGAGCGTCCGCCAAGGACGCGCGAAGGATCACTGGAACGAGTTTCGCGCATTGTCGATGCCCACACTCGTGATCCGGGGCGCCGACAGCGAAGAGCTCACGCGCGAGACCTTCGAGAAGATGGAGCGGGCAAATCCACGCGTCGAGGCTGCCGAGATAGCTGACGCAGGGCATTGGGTCCACTATGACCAGCCCGAAAAGTTCGTCGAAGCCTTGAAATCTTTCGCGATGAAGAGCACATAA
- a CDS encoding DEAD/DEAH box helicase has product MNFADLGLDSQLLQAIEKLGYASTTPIQEKTIPVLLEGRDVSGLAQTGTGKTAAFLIPLMDRILKGRVSTEGMSEDDKKNLDARRFVDWRAQNFILVLVPTRELAEQVYENAVKLSMVSGLRAVSVYGGTSYEKQKEGLAAGVEFVVATPGRLIDLYKEHVCDLKQVRAVVFDEADRMFDMGFKDDMKFILQRIPKERQVAVFSATMNFDVTNTLYQFGSDPVEVDVSRDQPKAENVKDSIYHCGQDEKAKYLLSIFKKHNPKQAIIFSNFKNNVERISKFLSDNGVPAMGISSLLTQAQRNRVLEQFKAENDKNVLVATDVAARGLDIKGVDLVVNFELPQDAESYVHRIGRTGRAGATGTAFSLVSDRDIESLERVQEYLKHKLDVEWMEDTEFVADFKPLPSERGGYDRAGGGEGRGPRRDGPRRDGAGGGRPGGRDGGRGGRDGGRGRGPRGDGPRADGPRREGRPGDRPRGPQKPREDGAPTLGAEAGAPQGGRRGGRDGGRGRDQNRGPRPQNANGAANGQRPKQASGKPHSRPTPAGQRPKSAPGKAPAGVLGKVKSWFRRLVN; this is encoded by the coding sequence TTGAACTTTGCAGATTTAGGCCTGGATTCTCAACTTCTTCAGGCCATCGAAAAACTGGGATACGCATCCACCACTCCTATCCAAGAGAAAACCATTCCGGTCCTTCTTGAAGGACGCGACGTCTCGGGACTCGCGCAGACCGGAACCGGCAAGACCGCCGCTTTCTTGATTCCTTTGATGGACCGGATCCTGAAGGGTCGCGTTTCGACCGAAGGAATGAGCGAAGACGACAAAAAGAATCTGGATGCTCGTCGCTTCGTCGACTGGCGCGCGCAGAACTTCATTCTGGTTCTCGTGCCCACGCGTGAACTCGCCGAACAAGTTTACGAAAACGCGGTGAAGCTCTCGATGGTCTCGGGACTGCGCGCGGTTTCGGTTTACGGTGGAACCTCGTACGAAAAACAAAAAGAAGGTCTCGCGGCGGGCGTGGAGTTCGTCGTGGCGACTCCGGGTCGTTTGATCGACCTGTACAAAGAGCACGTCTGCGATCTGAAACAAGTCCGCGCCGTGGTTTTCGATGAAGCCGATCGCATGTTCGACATGGGCTTCAAGGACGATATGAAGTTCATCCTTCAGCGCATTCCGAAAGAGCGCCAAGTCGCGGTCTTCTCGGCGACGATGAACTTCGACGTCACCAATACGCTTTACCAATTCGGTTCGGATCCCGTTGAGGTCGACGTCAGCCGCGATCAGCCCAAGGCTGAGAACGTGAAAGATTCGATCTATCACTGCGGTCAGGATGAAAAAGCGAAATACCTGCTGTCGATCTTCAAGAAGCACAATCCCAAGCAGGCGATCATCTTCTCGAACTTCAAAAACAACGTTGAGCGCATCAGCAAGTTCCTGAGCGACAACGGCGTTCCCGCAATGGGCATTTCGTCGTTGCTGACGCAAGCTCAGCGGAATCGCGTGCTGGAGCAGTTCAAAGCCGAGAACGACAAGAACGTGCTCGTCGCCACCGACGTTGCGGCTCGCGGTCTCGACATCAAAGGTGTCGATCTCGTTGTGAACTTCGAACTCCCTCAAGATGCGGAATCCTACGTTCACCGTATCGGTCGTACCGGCCGTGCGGGCGCGACGGGAACGGCGTTCTCGCTCGTCAGCGATCGCGATATCGAATCGCTCGAACGTGTTCAGGAATATTTGAAACACAAGTTGGACGTCGAATGGATGGAAGACACCGAGTTCGTCGCGGACTTCAAGCCCTTGCCCTCGGAGCGCGGCGGTTACGACCGTGCCGGTGGTGGTGAAGGCCGTGGTCCTCGCCGCGACGGTCCTCGTCGTGACGGCGCAGGTGGTGGACGTCCCGGTGGTCGCGATGGCGGCCGTGGCGGACGTGATGGTGGTCGCGGTCGTGGACCTCGTGGCGATGGTCCTCGCGCGGACGGTCCTCGTCGTGAAGGTCGCCCCGGCGATCGTCCTCGCGGTCCGCAAAAGCCGCGTGAAGACGGCGCGCCGACTCTCGGTGCGGAAGCGGGAGCACCCCAAGGGGGACGCCGCGGTGGACGTGATGGTGGTCGCGGTCGTGATCAGAATCGTGGACCCCGCCCGCAAAACGCGAATGGTGCGGCGAACGGTCAACGTCCGAAACAGGCGAGCGGTAAACCCCACAGCCGTCCGACGCCGGCGGGACAACGTCCCAAGTCGGCACCCGGCAAGGCTCCTGCGGGAGTCCTCGGTAAAGTGAAGAGCTGGTTCCGTCGCTTAGTGAACTAA
- a CDS encoding pseudoazurin, which yields MLNNGKDGIMVFEPGFLKVKKGDSVKFVPTDAAHDMSSVSIPAKAKAFKAPLNKGVTVKLTEEGVYLYECKAHITMAMVGVIQVGDKAPNLSEVEKAAQPLAATFVLNKDRLTKYLAQVQK from the coding sequence ATGCTGAACAACGGGAAAGACGGGATCATGGTCTTCGAGCCCGGCTTCCTGAAGGTGAAGAAGGGCGACAGCGTGAAGTTCGTCCCCACCGACGCCGCCCATGACATGTCCTCAGTCAGCATTCCCGCCAAAGCGAAGGCCTTCAAAGCGCCGCTCAACAAAGGCGTGACCGTGAAGCTCACCGAAGAGGGCGTTTACCTTTACGAGTGCAAAGCGCACATCACCATGGCCATGGTCGGCGTGATTCAAGTGGGCGACAAAGCACCGAACTTGAGTGAGGTCGAAAAGGCCGCGCAGCCCTTGGCGGCGACCTTCGTGCTGAACAAAGATCGGCTGACGAAATACCTGGCCCAAGTTCAGAAGTAG
- a CDS encoding S8 family serine peptidase, translated as MNFRLFLTAPVVTGLVIGLAACQRPQMGLTETGGLHIFSDRPSEIERYVVVVRLKTPPLAATADVSKGQLVIDAEQAEILKAEQEDFIKEATAISSEIKVVFTYSMVLNAVAIDLPWKYRDQIKGLSQVLTMDSAGTILRPSVPYQSAPTDQAVSPLKERNSVKFIGAEKLHSREIKDASGKDVKLDGTGMKIGVIDSGIDYTHAMFGGPGTVEAYQAIDPKTPSALFPNSRVKGGYDFAGSNFDPRSPNLALHIPEPDANPLDEGSHGSHVAGTIGGIGDGVTSYNGVAPGAELYALKVFAKGPTSDTLVLAAMDFAMDPDRDGNPSDRLDVLNLSLGHAFGSNGGLYAEAIRNLARAGIVTVASAGNEGDFAYITGAPGAVTEALSVAASIDDAFHNTQFPTVAIASPSLGRLVVSRVEGPISKEIGSIVVPMDGKLVDVGLADKPMTEEQAAALKGNVALIARGGVAFKQKLDNVVAAGAVGALVTNNNDEPAFVMGGDGSVDIPAVMIDKATGDKVRAAMATEEVRIEFTAKDVIEKPELIDSIVGFSSAGPRSVDSIIKPEITSPGAAIVSAAAGKGKEVAKMSGTSMAGPHIAGAIALLKQAHPDLSAYELKNLLMGRTVRLKTADGAGRVTVARQGAGRVQVDRAVESPIVADRPSFSLGRQQVQGRKGLLESINFKSISQEDADYTVVLESRHKGLTLKTPASFTLAAGETAAVNLNFQIDASKMENDAEIMDGWVIVKNGDEEVYHVPVLAVVRQISNIQLDSIKIQSTSIEDAAGAATEVKLNNVGSNKGDVMLFNLIDVDARKPNPTGDDLAHNVCDMQAVGYRIVNKDIEGVSTSMLQIAVKMYQPMTTFNYCEVSVLLDADGDGKEDQELAMITLKNVEGLSTPQNENTFASVLFDAKEMRRIRKAAEDEAKTSQKPQPLDYKAAVIDMLPHMPRNHSTVNWVEARIDKLMRSKTGDLSVKLASLQLDSSSDESDDFLGEGGKTWLKISLMPSSQSYMNLPEIFTIDAKGSKTLQIKKGEGRQPLMILAPQNPTLQSDVLKDGQMQLGEPTFDFE; from the coding sequence ATGAATTTCAGACTGTTTTTGACCGCTCCCGTCGTCACTGGTCTGGTGATCGGTTTGGCCGCATGTCAGCGCCCTCAAATGGGCCTGACGGAAACGGGCGGCCTCCACATCTTCAGCGACCGTCCGAGCGAGATCGAACGCTACGTTGTCGTGGTGCGGCTGAAAACCCCGCCCCTGGCGGCAACCGCCGATGTCTCGAAGGGTCAGCTCGTGATCGACGCCGAGCAGGCCGAGATTCTGAAAGCCGAACAAGAAGACTTCATCAAAGAAGCGACCGCGATCTCGAGCGAGATCAAAGTGGTCTTCACTTACAGTATGGTTCTGAACGCGGTGGCGATCGATCTGCCGTGGAAATATCGTGACCAGATCAAAGGCCTGTCGCAAGTCCTGACCATGGACTCCGCGGGCACGATCCTGCGTCCGAGCGTGCCCTATCAAAGCGCGCCGACCGATCAAGCCGTCTCGCCCTTGAAAGAGCGTAACTCGGTGAAGTTCATCGGCGCGGAAAAACTGCATTCGCGTGAAATCAAAGATGCCAGCGGTAAAGACGTGAAGCTGGACGGAACCGGAATGAAGATCGGCGTGATCGATTCCGGGATCGACTACACGCACGCGATGTTCGGCGGCCCCGGCACGGTCGAGGCTTACCAAGCCATCGACCCGAAAACGCCGAGCGCATTGTTCCCGAATTCACGCGTGAAGGGCGGTTACGACTTCGCCGGATCGAACTTCGATCCCCGTTCGCCGAACCTCGCGCTCCATATTCCCGAACCCGACGCGAATCCCTTGGATGAGGGCTCGCACGGTTCGCACGTCGCCGGCACCATCGGCGGCATCGGCGATGGCGTGACGTCGTACAACGGTGTCGCTCCCGGCGCGGAGCTTTACGCTTTGAAGGTTTTCGCGAAAGGCCCGACCTCGGACACCTTGGTGCTCGCGGCGATGGACTTCGCGATGGATCCCGATCGTGATGGGAATCCCAGCGATCGTTTGGACGTTTTGAATCTGTCGTTGGGTCATGCGTTCGGTTCGAACGGCGGTCTTTATGCGGAGGCGATCCGTAACCTGGCGCGCGCGGGGATCGTAACCGTCGCTTCGGCGGGGAACGAGGGGGACTTCGCGTACATCACCGGCGCTCCCGGCGCGGTGACGGAAGCCCTGTCGGTAGCGGCATCCATTGACGATGCTTTCCACAATACGCAGTTCCCGACGGTGGCGATCGCGTCGCCCAGTCTGGGGCGCTTGGTCGTTTCGCGCGTCGAAGGACCGATCTCGAAAGAGATCGGCTCGATCGTCGTGCCGATGGACGGCAAGCTCGTGGACGTCGGCCTGGCCGACAAGCCCATGACCGAAGAGCAAGCGGCCGCCTTGAAAGGCAATGTCGCTTTGATCGCGCGCGGTGGCGTCGCCTTCAAACAGAAACTCGACAACGTCGTCGCGGCCGGTGCCGTCGGCGCGCTCGTGACCAATAACAATGATGAACCCGCGTTCGTCATGGGTGGCGACGGCTCGGTGGATATCCCGGCGGTCATGATCGACAAAGCGACGGGCGACAAAGTCCGCGCCGCCATGGCGACCGAAGAAGTCCGCATTGAGTTCACGGCGAAAGACGTGATCGAAAAGCCCGAGCTGATCGACTCCATTGTTGGCTTCTCGTCGGCGGGTCCGCGTTCGGTGGACTCGATCATCAAGCCCGAAATCACTTCACCTGGCGCCGCGATCGTTTCGGCGGCGGCCGGTAAAGGAAAAGAAGTCGCGAAAATGTCGGGCACGTCGATGGCGGGTCCCCACATCGCGGGCGCGATCGCACTGCTGAAGCAGGCGCATCCCGATCTTTCGGCTTACGAGCTGAAGAACTTGCTGATGGGACGTACCGTTCGTTTGAAGACCGCCGATGGCGCGGGCCGCGTTACGGTGGCTCGTCAAGGTGCCGGTCGTGTGCAAGTCGATCGTGCGGTGGAGTCACCCATCGTCGCGGACCGTCCTTCGTTCTCGCTGGGACGTCAGCAGGTGCAGGGTCGTAAGGGCCTGCTCGAATCGATCAACTTCAAGAGCATCTCGCAGGAAGACGCGGATTATACCGTCGTTCTGGAAAGCCGTCACAAGGGTCTGACCCTGAAGACGCCGGCGAGCTTCACGCTGGCGGCGGGTGAAACCGCGGCCGTGAATCTGAACTTCCAGATCGATGCGTCCAAAATGGAAAACGACGCCGAGATCATGGATGGATGGGTCATCGTGAAGAACGGTGATGAAGAGGTCTACCACGTCCCCGTTTTGGCGGTGGTTCGTCAGATCTCGAACATCCAACTCGATTCGATCAAGATTCAATCGACCAGCATCGAGGACGCGGCTGGTGCCGCGACGGAAGTGAAGTTGAATAACGTCGGCTCGAATAAGGGCGACGTCATGCTCTTCAACTTGATCGACGTGGATGCGCGTAAGCCGAATCCCACGGGCGACGATCTGGCCCACAACGTCTGCGATATGCAGGCGGTCGGTTACCGGATCGTGAACAAGGACATCGAAGGCGTTTCGACATCGATGCTGCAGATCGCGGTGAAGATGTATCAGCCCATGACGACCTTCAATTACTGCGAAGTCTCGGTCCTGTTGGACGCGGACGGCGACGGTAAAGAAGATCAAGAGCTGGCGATGATCACGTTGAAAAACGTCGAAGGTCTGTCGACGCCGCAAAACGAGAACACTTTCGCGAGTGTGCTGTTCGACGCGAAAGAGATGCGCCGGATCCGCAAAGCGGCGGAAGACGAGGCGAAGACCTCGCAGAAGCCGCAGCCGCTCGATTACAAGGCGGCGGTGATCGATATGCTTCCGCATATGCCCCGCAATCACTCGACGGTGAACTGGGTCGAAGCGCGCATCGATAAGCTGATGCGTTCGAAGACGGGCGATCTATCGGTGAAGCTGGCCAGCCTGCAGCTCGATAGCTCGTCGGATGAGTCCGACGACTTCCTGGGCGAAGGCGGCAAGACGTGGCTGAAGATCTCGCTGATGCCTTCGTCACAGAGTTATATGAACCTGCCCGAGATCTTCACGATCGACGCGAAAGGTTCGAAAACTCTCCAGATCAAAAAAGGCGAGGGCCGCCAACCGCTGATGATCCTGGCGCCCCAGAACCCGACTCTCCAGTCGGATGTTCTGAAGGACGGCCAAATGCAGCTCGGCGAACCGACCTTCGACTTCGAGTAG
- a CDS encoding Crp/Fnr family transcriptional regulator — protein sequence MASSLEPMFRFLSTYLDLTEDERALVQRTNYVRTYAKNELLSSRPGWAESVYFVLQGAVSVSLLAVDREVVSDFFFGGEPMIFLPGDVQIRFLEDSVLAVSPAADVEKMVCEFPRFESVCRRFAEEKLAEKMRFSDRLKILTPLERYEFVARSRPDFIQRVPQHILASYLGMAPETLSRARRQIVTRGS from the coding sequence ATGGCTTCTTCGCTTGAACCGATGTTTCGTTTTTTGTCCACTTACCTAGATCTGACGGAGGATGAGCGGGCTCTCGTACAACGCACCAATTACGTCCGTACGTACGCGAAAAATGAACTGCTCTCGAGTCGGCCGGGTTGGGCCGAGTCGGTCTACTTCGTTCTTCAGGGCGCCGTGAGTGTTTCGCTGTTGGCCGTTGACCGTGAAGTCGTCAGCGACTTCTTCTTCGGCGGTGAGCCGATGATTTTTTTGCCCGGCGACGTGCAGATTCGTTTTTTAGAAGACTCGGTCCTGGCCGTTTCACCCGCTGCTGATGTCGAGAAAATGGTTTGTGAGTTTCCGCGATTTGAAAGCGTTTGCCGGCGTTTCGCCGAGGAGAAACTCGCCGAGAAAATGCGTTTCAGCGACCGTCTGAAAATTCTGACTCCGCTGGAGCGTTACGAGTTCGTCGCGAGAAGCCGACCCGATTTCATCCAACGGGTCCCCCAACACATTCTGGCGAGCTATCTTGGAATGGCACCCGAAACTCTGAGCCGCGCCCGTCGCCAAATCGTCACCCGCGGATCTTGA
- a CDS encoding A/G-specific adenine glycosylase, whose protein sequence is MPPSRQQTPTKPKAKQSASPVRRPKFGAAATELPSLKAPVAFLATHLTSWYLENRRELPWRVNRDPYRIWISEVMLQQTTVTAVIPYYEKFMHEFPELHLLARAPVERVLELWTGLGYYSRARNLHKSAQALAALTEWPRTHEALLEQPGFGPYTSRAVSSLAFGESVGVLDGNVIRVLSRVAGAPIEHWTNKGRLVLQDLADRVAREGDPAVINQGMMELGATICTPKSPQCLLCPWFDPCESRKANSQAQLPLKKPRKDIETWVWVPTLHLKGDKVGLVKNDYAPFLKGQWMFPGRAERRAQKPKKFDLRHGITHHDIYVHIEDGTSARPKDLEWVSIRELTKWNPSILLRKVLENRRAKA, encoded by the coding sequence ATGCCCCCGAGCCGTCAACAGACTCCCACAAAGCCGAAAGCCAAGCAATCCGCGTCGCCGGTCCGTCGCCCGAAATTCGGTGCCGCGGCGACCGAGCTTCCGTCGCTGAAGGCGCCCGTCGCCTTTCTCGCGACGCATTTGACCTCGTGGTATCTGGAGAACCGCCGTGAGTTGCCCTGGCGCGTGAACCGCGATCCCTACCGGATCTGGATTTCGGAAGTGATGCTGCAGCAGACGACGGTCACCGCCGTCATCCCCTACTACGAAAAGTTCATGCACGAATTCCCCGAGCTGCACTTGCTCGCCCGCGCGCCGGTCGAACGCGTTCTGGAGCTGTGGACCGGTCTCGGTTACTACAGCCGCGCGCGTAACCTGCACAAATCGGCGCAAGCTTTGGCGGCGCTGACCGAGTGGCCGCGCACGCACGAAGCGCTGCTGGAGCAGCCCGGCTTCGGGCCCTACACTTCGCGCGCGGTCTCGAGCCTCGCGTTCGGCGAGTCGGTCGGCGTTCTGGATGGCAACGTCATCCGCGTGCTTTCACGCGTCGCCGGCGCGCCGATCGAGCACTGGACGAACAAAGGCCGCCTCGTTCTGCAAGATCTGGCCGACCGCGTGGCCCGCGAGGGCGATCCCGCCGTCATCAATCAAGGCATGATGGAGCTCGGCGCGACGATCTGCACTCCGAAAAGTCCGCAGTGCCTGCTTTGTCCTTGGTTCGATCCCTGCGAATCGCGGAAGGCCAATTCCCAAGCTCAACTTCCTTTGAAAAAACCGCGCAAGGACATCGAGACTTGGGTCTGGGTCCCGACGTTGCATCTCAAAGGCGATAAAGTCGGCCTCGTGAAAAACGATTATGCTCCATTCCTGAAAGGGCAGTGGATGTTCCCTGGACGGGCCGAACGACGCGCGCAAAAGCCCAAAAAATTTGATCTTCGCCATGGCATCACCCATCATGATATCTACGTCCACATTGAAGACGGAACTTCCGCACGGCCAAAGGATTTGGAATGGGTGTCGATCCGAGAATTAACAAAATGGAATCCCTCCATCTTGCTCCGCAAGGTCCTCGAAAACCGCCGCGCCAAAGCGTGA